A region of the Mycobacterium sp. NBC_00419 genome:
ACGCAGGTGCGCCGCCCCGTGGACAGCCCTGGCCAGCAGCGGCCCGGATTGGTGATCGACCGTCCCGGACGTGAGGTCCTCGTCGACGGTCGCCGGATCGACCTGACCTTCCGCGAATTCGAGTTGCTGGCCTACCTGTCGAGCTTCCCGCGCCGGGCGGTCACCCGCTCCGAACTGATGCGCGAGGTCTGGGACGGCGACCACGAGGAGATCGCGGCGGCGATCTCACACCGCACGGTCGACACCCATGTCCGCCGGGTACGCGCCAAGCTCGGTCCCTACGCCCGCGCCCTGACCACGGTGCGCGGACACGGCTACCGTTTCGATCCCGGCCGCGACGTCGTCAACGTGGGCCCGGTCCGCCGCCCCGCCTGAGCGCGTTCACGGCTCGATGCCGCGTCATCGATTCGCAAGCTTGCCCTACCTCCGAAACGATCACGGCTCACAGCGCCGGACTCTAGTGTCGAGCCCACAGCCACCAAGGAGGGCACGAATCCACATGGGCATCGCCACTCGAGTCAACGGTCAGGCGCCACCGGACATCGCGTTGAGCGACATCAATCTGGGCACCTTCGAGTTCTGGCAACAAGACGACAACCTGCGTGACGGCGCGTTCGCGACCCTGCGCCGCGAGGCCCCCATCACGTTCTTCCACGAGGTCGAGTACGAGGGCGTGCCGGCCGGCCCCGGCCACTGGGCGTTGACCAAACTCGACGACGTCTACTACGCCAGCCGCCACCCCGACATCTTCAGCTCCTACCCCAACATCACCATCGGTGACCAGATCCCCGAGGTCGCCGAGTACTTCGGCTCGATGATCGCCCTGGACGACCCGCGGCACGCCCGGCTGCGCAGTATCGTGCGCAGCGCGTTCACCCCCAAGGTCGTGGCCCGCACCGAAGCCTCGGTGCGCGACCGCGCCCGCAGCCTGGTGGCGTCAATGATCGAGAACCACCCCGACGGCAACGGCGAACTGGTGACCGAACTGTCCGGGCCCCTGCCGCTGCAGGTGATCTGCG
Encoded here:
- a CDS encoding winged helix-turn-helix domain-containing protein; translation: MYQAGGPLPPTPRSDASVRVVLVLEVPAANGEISTRAAQLADEFGNLVSHSIPGVRARKAVITVGNTQVRRPVDSPGQQRPGLVIDRPGREVLVDGRRIDLTFREFELLAYLSSFPRRAVTRSELMREVWDGDHEEIAAAISHRTVDTHVRRVRAKLGPYARALTTVRGHGYRFDPGRDVVNVGPVRRPA